In one Candidatus Nitronereus thalassa genomic region, the following are encoded:
- a CDS encoding S16 family serine protease: MVEKAVISPLFLEGACAKRESTVGPSFLFRLILWSWVISLVLNSGIPLPSFAQEVFLPSSIQRVTVPILGTTLNRHWEQIGVVAEVQIQFELRPDHNGLRVLFQKTPGRFSPLAQQAVQQAIREVVKVGNVDPDSWTVTLTLPYQGLTMYGESLSGMVGLCVLALARGDALPRGRVLTGTITPTGQIGMVGGIPLKIEAAFQRNLHKVIIPEEIDVADGDWSTPFLMVISPVGTIKKAYRALTDRSLEFPPSKQAISAFASHNLR; this comes from the coding sequence ATGGTCGAGAAAGCGGTCATTTCCCCACTATTCTTAGAAGGTGCTTGCGCCAAACGAGAGAGCACCGTTGGCCCTTCCTTTCTTTTTCGTCTGATTCTCTGGTCTTGGGTCATAAGTCTGGTTTTAAATTCCGGTATCCCTCTTCCCTCATTTGCCCAAGAGGTGTTTTTACCAAGTTCAATTCAACGTGTGACCGTACCCATTTTGGGAACTACCCTGAATCGCCATTGGGAACAGATTGGGGTTGTGGCTGAAGTCCAAATACAATTTGAACTTCGTCCCGATCATAATGGCCTTCGGGTACTTTTTCAAAAAACACCGGGTCGGTTTTCGCCTTTGGCTCAACAGGCAGTACAGCAAGCGATTCGCGAAGTGGTAAAAGTTGGTAACGTGGATCCTGATTCGTGGACCGTCACGCTTACTTTGCCTTATCAAGGGTTGACGATGTATGGGGAAAGTTTGTCCGGAATGGTTGGCTTGTGCGTGTTGGCGTTAGCCAGAGGGGATGCATTGCCCAGAGGGCGAGTCTTGACTGGAACCATTACCCCAACAGGGCAAATTGGCATGGTGGGTGGAATTCCATTGAAAATTGAAGCAGCCTTTCAACGAAATCTTCATAAAGTGATTATTCCAGAGGAAATCGATGTAGCCGATGGAGATTGGAGTACCCCATTTTTGATGGTAATTTCTCCAGTGGGGACAATCAAAAAAGCGTATCGTGCCTTGACTGATCGGTCATTGGAATTTCCTCCGTCTAAGCAAGCTATTTCAGCATTTGCGTCGCATAACCTCCGGTAG
- a CDS encoding 5' nucleotidase, NT5C type: MRPGFAVDIDNVLAIAEDEVQRIFQELTGEAWPGDLYASAGGLDGSALDRSVIEQIFDYFHDRSIPALPVVPGARLALETLQEQFRIVIITARRPSARPQTLEWLHRHELPFDELHLTGEKTDVSEGVVCAVDDHPAHIQDYLSRGIQTFLMDQPWNRSFSRVGVTRVENWEQLLQTFH; the protein is encoded by the coding sequence ATGCGACCAGGGTTTGCTGTAGATATTGATAATGTGTTGGCAATTGCTGAAGACGAAGTTCAGCGCATTTTTCAGGAATTAACTGGAGAGGCCTGGCCAGGAGACCTCTACGCAAGTGCCGGAGGGTTAGATGGAAGTGCTCTTGATCGAAGTGTAATTGAGCAAATTTTTGATTATTTCCATGATCGAAGTATTCCCGCTCTTCCAGTCGTTCCTGGAGCCCGCCTGGCATTGGAAACTCTTCAGGAGCAATTTAGGATTGTCATTATAACGGCTCGACGTCCCAGTGCCAGACCTCAAACTTTGGAATGGCTACACCGACATGAATTGCCATTTGATGAGCTTCATCTGACGGGTGAGAAAACTGATGTTTCGGAAGGTGTGGTATGTGCGGTGGATGATCACCCTGCCCATATTCAAGATTACCTCAGTCGCGGGATTCAAACATTTTTGATGGATCAGCCCTGGAACCGCTCGTTTTCAAGGGTTGGGGTGACCAGGGTCGAAAATTGGGAACAATTGCTTCAGACCTTCCATTGA
- a CDS encoding peptidoglycan-binding domain-containing protein — protein MRRSFLVIGILFVFSLSSTALAETAKPNHGKHAEDPSKPSIKAGTSQTSNQQSEEAKELEKLKPEEYRLLVLGTQIYLGRFGYGVGPFTGELDQQTQKALREYQKNVGIAETGTINKETLKHLTDDNNTLDQILPFIPKFNFKDEHWPETVSAHGTWAVENLPVAEALQTSQISCHRKWNLCAVSTAKLSPGYTPTLLSYTNIYEVETWNDTDIITKPSKTGTCVSTILQIRKEENSVTRLTSFERSNDGPCATVTARDIPMQLADGSQIYLALKQQKTQDSQRILRVKHSTGKSENSQNP, from the coding sequence ATGCGACGAAGTTTTTTGGTTATCGGTATACTTTTTGTATTCTCCCTTTCATCGACAGCCTTAGCTGAGACGGCAAAGCCCAATCACGGGAAACATGCTGAAGACCCTTCTAAACCATCAATCAAGGCTGGCACATCCCAAACATCTAACCAACAATCTGAAGAAGCCAAAGAATTGGAAAAGTTAAAACCGGAAGAGTATCGCTTGCTTGTCCTTGGCACTCAAATTTATCTTGGACGATTTGGGTATGGGGTGGGCCCCTTTACGGGAGAGCTAGATCAACAAACGCAAAAGGCGCTTCGCGAGTATCAGAAAAATGTCGGCATTGCGGAAACGGGTACGATTAACAAGGAAACGTTAAAACATCTCACTGACGATAATAACACCTTAGACCAGATTCTTCCGTTCATTCCCAAATTTAACTTTAAAGACGAACATTGGCCAGAGACCGTTTCCGCTCATGGAACATGGGCAGTCGAAAATCTTCCCGTGGCGGAAGCCCTGCAGACATCCCAAATTTCTTGTCACAGAAAATGGAATTTATGCGCCGTTTCCACCGCAAAACTCTCTCCGGGATATACCCCAACCTTGCTGAGCTATACCAATATCTATGAAGTTGAGACATGGAATGACACGGACATCATCACAAAGCCTTCGAAGACCGGCACCTGTGTATCAACGATTTTACAAATTCGGAAAGAAGAAAATTCTGTGACTCGGTTGACTTCATTTGAACGATCAAATGACGGTCCTTGCGCCACGGTAACTGCACGGGACATTCCTATGCAATTAGCAGATGGATCTCAAATCTATCTTGCATTGAAACAACAAAAAACCCAAGATTCTCAGAGAATTCTGCGAGTAAAACACTCCACAGGGAAATCCGAAAATTCACAAAATCCATAA